In Gemmata obscuriglobus, a single genomic region encodes these proteins:
- a CDS encoding DUF429 domain-containing protein yields MPDFESACGVDFSGAKRAGRCIWVARLTVPRTVAPRLVSLDRLDRLCGTAERGVCLAALVEIVNASEGALWGFDCPFGLPVELFPENAPWADHFAFLAEYEDAYDCGLECIRRTQAMSAALHRTALHCRRQSDVAAKAPFDAFHYRMIYQTFFGMRDVVRPLAATPGTAVLPFQYRKVPKAKRVVVECCPSSVLKRDGLPHQNYKHPKGGPLPRRCVATRHAILEGLARRVRIGDHFRRVIMRNPGGDALDAVIAAVGALRGVREADHKALAVHPRLTREGWMYV; encoded by the coding sequence GTGCCCGATTTCGAATCGGCGTGCGGGGTGGACTTCTCCGGCGCGAAGCGGGCCGGGCGGTGCATCTGGGTCGCGCGCCTCACGGTGCCGCGGACCGTGGCACCCCGGCTCGTGTCGCTGGACCGGCTCGACCGGCTGTGCGGCACCGCCGAGCGCGGCGTGTGCCTCGCGGCGCTGGTCGAAATCGTGAACGCGAGCGAAGGCGCTCTGTGGGGCTTCGACTGCCCGTTCGGGCTGCCGGTCGAACTGTTCCCCGAAAACGCGCCGTGGGCGGACCACTTCGCGTTCTTGGCGGAATACGAGGACGCCTACGATTGTGGGTTGGAGTGCATCCGGCGCACGCAGGCCATGTCCGCGGCGCTGCACCGCACCGCCTTGCACTGCCGCCGCCAGTCGGACGTGGCCGCGAAGGCCCCATTCGACGCATTCCACTACCGGATGATCTACCAGACCTTCTTCGGCATGCGCGACGTGGTCCGGCCGCTCGCCGCGACGCCGGGAACGGCGGTGCTGCCGTTCCAGTACCGCAAGGTGCCGAAGGCGAAGCGGGTCGTGGTGGAGTGCTGCCCGTCGTCGGTGCTGAAGAGGGACGGGCTGCCGCACCAGAACTACAAGCACCCGAAAGGCGGGCCGCTGCCGCGCCGGTGCGTCGCCACCCGGCACGCGATTCTGGAAGGGTTGGCCCGGCGGGTGCGGATCGGTGACCACTTCCGACGGGTCATCATGCGGAACCCGGGCGGGGACGCGCTGGACGCGGTGATCGCGGCGGTCGGGGCGCTTCGGGGTGTTCGCGAGGCGGACCACAAGGCCCTCGCGGTACACCCGCGACTCACCCGCGAGGGCTGGATGTACGTCTGA
- a CDS encoding DUF4214 domain-containing protein codes for MPRALSFRLGHIERLEDRLTPATLAELTAVAPDARGFVSGVYELLLDRPADAGGRANWEARLASGSSRNDVSASILSSDEYVTRNPDWVGSLYADVFDRAGEVAGLGGHAAALAAGASRATVAGSFLGSEEFQLHVFVAAPRTADAPALPALLGSDADAPSFIAGLYAGLLNRDVDAGGLSNWQARLAAGTTRAEVAAALLASPEYVGRSGDWVGALYADTLGRPADATGLANYHAALAGGTPRTQVALAILGSGEFQGLTTRAADAQLGGRTDPGAPLVVGAVSTGNRSVLVSFSEAMGGSALDPRHYSISLDTGGPEAARLRVLSAAFAGDRTAVELTTDPQSEVGYSVSVVNVKDTSGTPLSFAVLAGNVRVDPTRATFRGTPPSGPDLSDTDGDGLTDQEEVRGYTIAYRLANGAAVTRAVTSDPLRADTDGDGLTDGVDKVLGLDPRDADTDDDLLGDYQEYNEIFSDPAKQDTDGDGLDDGLEYNFFRTSPVLADTDGDQLPDGDEVLLANRNARVADLPAPAIEIGGVNLQLDVRFVDTSTSQRRELENRTVSSTLTQSERKEFSNAHETTLEAAQKLTVSVGLETSFESNPFSIAKGKWTTSTKSETSTSGSWTSSWSEVTAKETQRQYEESLGTEAETTNGSTVERQVQGARLQTTVYLKNTGTLAYRVQNLQVTAFIQDPADPTRLTPLATLLPDAEPADGYTLGPLVAQRGPLVFSSDAVFPNLVESLMANPRGLVFRLSNYDIVDEFGRNFAFTSRDVIDRTGSVVIDFGGYDSDGDGQGDLTEYHRVSTSAGRVIDTNGDGAVDGSDHRVTFDANGKQVGITLREALAAIGLARYDEAATPTGSLTEVERDNSYSTIIDEDGRERIFRVRGTAEEAGLQKYWQIITPTGIDRTVGLDDFVLRTDSDARLAFVQDLDGDRLPASLEYIFGTSDSPEDLNGDGVPDGRDTDGDGLDDRFETLIGWTVEIDGRGSYRVLSSGTLADSDGDGLGDADEAPGTLTDSDGDGLIDSARRAGPADYVTDPFHPDTDRDGIPDSDEVTGYNVTLRSGQVIHVVTGPSDPDTDGDTAPDGVEKRLGGDPTNPADRNLFADDDRDGLVNVLETAGWDITVYNTSTTGLQQGAFTIVHVTSDPGKADTDGDGIPDGEEYGAPDPAAQNRRVGTNPRRADTDGDGLTDFQELRGIQIRSLGVITLNPYDADTDNDKLSDAKEAALVDVEADRWVVNVAGKPAYQVWSDPRFADADFDGLIDGDEFARRSDPGKSDTDGDGRDDAREFAVGTDPLRKDVRVTVAFTELFIEHDADVNGAPQANEYQYDSPGEFQFGLGVRRPDADGLLGLGDFDPVVDHLLLNQYRPDDDGLFDGGYDISGGTRLLLESYIPRGLLAVSFGLSEEQRFTIEAVVREVDAFVTDGVTTFRNQFVNLGGVGGLKISVDGAEQKGIFEGSKLTQGVTALRLSWKDGDTIGNRNDDNEIQGEILGFLIVD; via the coding sequence ATGCCCCGCGCCCTCTCGTTCCGCCTCGGGCACATCGAACGCCTTGAGGACCGGCTCACCCCCGCCACCCTCGCAGAACTCACGGCCGTGGCGCCCGACGCCCGGGGCTTCGTGAGCGGGGTTTACGAGCTCTTGCTGGACCGCCCGGCCGACGCGGGCGGCCGGGCCAACTGGGAAGCGCGCCTCGCGTCCGGCTCGTCCCGGAACGACGTGTCCGCCTCGATCCTGAGTTCCGACGAGTACGTCACCCGCAACCCCGACTGGGTCGGCAGCCTGTACGCGGACGTGTTCGATCGCGCGGGCGAGGTCGCCGGCCTGGGCGGGCACGCCGCGGCCCTCGCTGCCGGGGCGTCCCGCGCGACGGTCGCCGGCTCGTTCCTCGGCAGCGAGGAGTTTCAGTTGCACGTGTTTGTGGCCGCGCCCCGGACGGCCGACGCCCCGGCGCTGCCGGCCTTGCTCGGGTCCGACGCCGACGCCCCGTCCTTCATCGCGGGCCTGTACGCCGGGCTGCTGAACCGTGACGTCGACGCCGGCGGCCTGAGCAACTGGCAGGCCCGGCTGGCGGCCGGTACGACCCGGGCCGAGGTGGCGGCCGCGCTGCTCGCCTCCCCCGAATACGTCGGCCGCAGCGGCGACTGGGTCGGCGCCTTGTACGCCGACACCCTGGGGCGCCCCGCCGACGCGACCGGGCTGGCCAATTACCACGCCGCGCTGGCCGGCGGCACGCCCCGCACACAAGTGGCACTGGCGATCCTGGGGAGCGGCGAATTCCAGGGGCTGACCACGCGGGCCGCGGACGCGCAACTCGGCGGCCGAACCGACCCCGGCGCCCCGCTCGTTGTCGGCGCCGTCTCGACGGGCAACCGCTCGGTGCTGGTGTCCTTCAGCGAGGCCATGGGCGGCAGCGCGCTGGACCCGCGGCACTACTCGATCTCCCTCGACACGGGCGGGCCTGAGGCCGCCCGCTTGAGGGTGCTGTCGGCGGCCTTCGCGGGCGACCGGACCGCGGTCGAGCTGACCACCGACCCGCAGAGCGAGGTCGGGTACTCGGTTTCGGTCGTGAACGTAAAGGACACGTCCGGCACCCCGCTCTCGTTCGCGGTGCTGGCCGGCAACGTCCGGGTCGATCCCACCCGGGCGACGTTCCGCGGCACCCCGCCCTCGGGCCCCGACCTTTCGGACACCGACGGGGACGGCCTGACCGACCAGGAGGAGGTGCGCGGCTACACGATCGCCTACCGGTTGGCCAACGGTGCGGCCGTGACGCGGGCCGTCACCAGCGACCCGCTGCGGGCGGACACTGACGGCGACGGGCTGACCGACGGCGTCGACAAGGTGCTCGGGCTGGACCCGCGGGACGCGGACACCGACGACGACCTGCTGGGCGACTACCAGGAGTACAACGAAATTTTCAGCGACCCCGCCAAGCAAGACACCGACGGCGACGGGCTGGACGACGGGCTGGAGTACAACTTCTTCCGCACCTCGCCCGTGCTGGCGGATACCGACGGCGACCAGCTCCCCGACGGCGACGAGGTGCTGCTCGCCAACCGCAACGCCCGGGTCGCCGACCTCCCCGCCCCCGCGATCGAAATCGGCGGCGTGAACCTTCAGCTCGATGTCCGGTTTGTGGACACCAGCACCTCGCAGCGGCGCGAGTTAGAAAACCGTACCGTCAGCTCGACCCTCACCCAGAGCGAGCGGAAGGAGTTCAGCAACGCCCACGAGACGACCCTTGAGGCCGCGCAGAAACTGACGGTCTCCGTAGGTTTAGAAACCTCATTCGAATCGAATCCCTTTTCGATTGCGAAAGGGAAGTGGACCACCTCGACGAAATCCGAAACCAGTACTTCGGGGAGTTGGACCTCATCGTGGTCCGAGGTCACGGCCAAAGAGACTCAGCGGCAGTACGAAGAATCACTCGGCACCGAGGCCGAGACGACCAACGGCTCGACCGTCGAGCGTCAGGTCCAGGGGGCACGCCTCCAGACCACTGTGTACTTGAAGAACACTGGAACACTGGCGTACCGGGTCCAGAACCTCCAGGTGACCGCGTTCATACAGGACCCGGCCGACCCGACCCGCCTCACGCCCTTGGCCACCCTGCTGCCGGACGCCGAGCCCGCCGACGGGTACACCCTCGGCCCGCTCGTGGCCCAGCGCGGGCCGCTGGTGTTCTCCAGCGACGCGGTGTTCCCGAACCTCGTCGAGAGCCTGATGGCCAACCCGCGCGGGCTGGTCTTCCGCCTGTCGAACTACGACATCGTGGACGAGTTCGGCCGCAACTTCGCCTTCACCTCGCGGGACGTGATCGACCGCACGGGGTCGGTGGTCATCGACTTCGGCGGCTACGACAGCGACGGCGACGGTCAGGGCGACCTGACCGAGTACCACCGCGTCTCCACCAGCGCCGGCCGGGTGATCGACACCAACGGCGACGGCGCCGTGGACGGGTCCGACCACCGGGTGACGTTCGACGCCAACGGCAAGCAGGTGGGCATCACCCTGCGCGAGGCGCTGGCGGCGATCGGCCTGGCGCGGTACGACGAGGCCGCGACCCCCACCGGCTCGCTGACCGAGGTCGAGCGCGACAACAGCTACTCCACCATCATTGACGAGGACGGGCGCGAGCGGATCTTCCGCGTCCGGGGGACGGCGGAGGAGGCGGGGCTGCAAAAGTACTGGCAGATCATCACGCCGACCGGGATCGACCGGACCGTCGGCCTGGACGACTTCGTGCTGCGGACCGACTCCGACGCCCGCCTCGCCTTCGTGCAGGACCTCGACGGCGACCGGCTGCCCGCGTCGCTGGAGTACATCTTCGGCACCTCCGACAGCCCGGAGGACCTGAACGGCGACGGGGTCCCCGACGGCCGCGACACCGACGGGGACGGCCTCGACGACCGGTTCGAGACCCTGATCGGCTGGACCGTCGAGATCGACGGCCGCGGCTCGTACCGGGTTCTCTCGTCGGGCACGCTGGCCGACTCCGACGGAGACGGGCTGGGCGACGCCGACGAGGCGCCCGGCACCCTGACCGATTCCGACGGTGACGGGCTCATCGATTCGGCCCGCCGCGCCGGCCCGGCGGATTACGTCACCGACCCCTTCCACCCCGACACCGACCGCGACGGGATACCCGACTCCGATGAGGTGACCGGCTACAACGTGACGTTACGCAGCGGGCAGGTGATTCACGTCGTCACCGGTCCGTCCGACCCCGACACCGACGGCGACACCGCGCCCGACGGGGTCGAGAAGCGCCTGGGCGGCGACCCCACCAACCCGGCCGACCGGAACCTGTTCGCCGACGACGACCGGGACGGGCTGGTCAATGTTCTGGAAACCGCCGGGTGGGACATCACCGTCTACAACACCAGCACGACGGGGCTCCAGCAGGGGGCCTTCACCATCGTTCACGTGACCTCCGACCCCGGCAAGGCAGACACGGACGGCGACGGGATCCCTGACGGTGAGGAGTACGGGGCGCCCGACCCGGCGGCCCAGAACCGGCGGGTCGGCACCAACCCGAGGAGGGCCGACACCGACGGCGACGGGCTGACCGATTTCCAGGAGCTGCGCGGCATCCAGATCCGGAGCTTGGGGGTCATCACGCTCAACCCGTACGACGCCGACACCGACAACGACAAGCTGAGCGACGCCAAGGAGGCGGCGCTCGTGGACGTGGAGGCGGACCGGTGGGTCGTGAACGTGGCCGGGAAGCCGGCGTATCAGGTGTGGAGCGACCCGCGCTTCGCCGACGCCGACTTCGACGGCCTGATCGACGGCGACGAGTTCGCCAGGCGGTCGGACCCGGGCAAGAGCGACACCGACGGCGACGGCCGCGACGACGCCCGGGAGTTCGCCGTGGGCACCGACCCGCTGAGGAAGGATGTGCGGGTTACGGTCGCGTTTACGGAGCTGTTCATCGAGCACGACGCCGATGTCAACGGCGCCCCCCAAGCGAACGAGTACCAGTACGACAGTCCGGGGGAATTTCAGTTCGGGCTGGGCGTCCGCCGGCCGGACGCCGACGGCCTCCTCGGTCTGGGGGATTTCGATCCGGTCGTTGATCACCTGCTGCTGAACCAGTACCGCCCGGATGATGACGGCTTATTTGACGGGGGCTACGACATTTCCGGCGGCACGCGGCTGCTGCTCGAATCTTACATCCCGCGGGGCCTACTGGCTGTTTCGTTCGGGTTGAGCGAGGAGCAGCGGTTCACGATCGAGGCCGTGGTGCGCGAGGTCGACGCGTTCGTCACCGATGGGGTGACGACATTCCGCAACCAGTTCGTGAACCTCGGCGGCGTGGGCGGGTTAAAAATTAGTGTCGACGGTGCCGAGCAGAAAGGCATCTTCGAAGGTTCGAAATTGACACAGGGTGTCACCGCTCTAAGGCTGTCGTGGAAGGACGGTGACACGATCGGGAACCGCAACGACGACAATGAAATCCAGGGCGAGATTTTGGGGTTCCTGATCGTGGACTGA
- a CDS encoding WD40 repeat domain-containing serine/threonine protein kinase — MRTCPPVDELRQFLDERLGERTAAVADHVESCPACQKALGELVGTGPDVGRLFRAPCHTSGDEPRPGFLRRLSDMLAPGSTLTRVALRGPLWPLGGHDPPPAVPGYEILERIGRGGVGVVFKALDPRLKRTVALKLLLTGADASPDERARFRTEAEAVAALQHPNIVQVYEIGERDGCQFLALEYVEGGSLEERLGGAPQPPVVAAALVESLARAVHHAHQHGIVHRDLKPANILLHADGGPAAPLAEVTPKITDFGLAKRLGEASRTQTGAALGTPSYMAPEQARGKSQEVGAAADVYALGAILYQLLTGRPPFRGVASVETVMQVLHEEPVPPRRLQPQMPRDLETVCLKCLEKEPRKRYVSALELAEDLELFRANRAIKARRVGPLERCGRWCRRNPAPAGLLTALFLVFTTGTVGVTWSYIGAEAAREREARAHRLEAEQRERAELHLYSSRIALAEREWEANNVARAEHLLDQCAPRPDQPDRRGWEWYYLKRLCHSEVVTLRAHRQPVCGLAFSRDGRFLASSAGERGYLGRKPDRNPGELAVWDGNTFRKIVDIAGHDGRADGVTFDPTGTRLVTLSPDGKVRSWDVPSGRLHRSAEYRNSPYWIGTVAALSPNGRVAAVPNLTKIDLLDVETFAPVGALATPFDSAAGACDWSPDGSLLAAAGETKPKGKPLGESHIGVWEVGTGVRRYLIPSDTKIAAFSPDGRFLATALGGTVRVVDAPTGREVCVMRGHAGLVYGLCWAPDGRFVASCSADRTARVWSVPDGGEHRIFRGHAGLVARVAYHPSGRRLVTADEDGLIKVWDVSRDQRALELPPAEPDVWHDDRSVAFSTDGNQVAVASTFGFVGYDLAAARPIFRHQLQAYERPEWPLGYIALSSDGRLDARPDRKKPTNVRVTDVRTGTAVCVLPGRADVRCVAFSPDGRRLAVAHGELDAAETRVVAVWRLPEPGGEPERAELLCERPVQALAFSADGSTLVAGERGTHTAGDPRGKWADGHVSVWDVGTGRQLRRWAAHPGPVQSVATDPKGRWVATAGRGADEAVRVWDAHTGALLRDLRGPTRLTHVTFSPDGTRLAAVGCEGRVQLWDPASGLEVLTLYGNPLNEGRNYETRVAFSPDGTRLAVNSWTGAVRVWDARPVAGN, encoded by the coding sequence ATGCGCACGTGCCCCCCCGTCGACGAGCTCCGGCAGTTCCTGGACGAGCGCCTCGGCGAGCGCACGGCGGCCGTCGCCGACCACGTCGAGTCGTGTCCGGCGTGCCAGAAGGCCCTCGGCGAACTGGTCGGCACCGGGCCGGACGTGGGCCGCCTGTTCCGTGCCCCGTGCCACACCAGCGGGGACGAGCCGCGGCCGGGGTTCCTCCGCCGGCTCAGCGACATGTTGGCCCCGGGCAGCACGCTGACGCGGGTCGCGCTCCGGGGGCCACTGTGGCCCTTGGGCGGGCACGACCCGCCCCCGGCCGTGCCCGGGTACGAGATCCTGGAGCGGATCGGCCGCGGCGGGGTCGGGGTCGTGTTCAAGGCCCTGGACCCGCGGCTCAAGCGCACGGTCGCGCTCAAGCTGCTCCTCACCGGCGCAGACGCTTCCCCCGACGAGCGCGCCCGCTTCCGCACCGAGGCCGAGGCCGTGGCGGCCCTGCAGCACCCCAACATCGTCCAGGTTTATGAGATCGGCGAGCGGGACGGCTGCCAGTTCCTCGCCCTCGAATACGTCGAAGGGGGCAGTCTTGAGGAGCGGCTCGGCGGCGCCCCCCAACCGCCCGTCGTGGCGGCGGCACTGGTCGAGAGCCTGGCCCGGGCCGTCCACCACGCCCACCAGCACGGGATCGTTCACCGCGACCTCAAACCGGCGAACATCCTCCTCCACGCGGACGGGGGGCCAGCAGCCCCACTCGCCGAGGTGACGCCCAAGATCACCGATTTCGGCCTTGCCAAGCGGCTCGGCGAGGCGAGCCGCACCCAGACCGGTGCGGCCCTTGGAACGCCCAGTTATATGGCCCCCGAGCAGGCCCGGGGAAAGAGCCAGGAGGTCGGGGCCGCCGCGGACGTGTACGCGCTGGGCGCGATCCTGTACCAGTTGCTGACCGGGCGCCCGCCGTTCCGCGGCGTCGCGTCCGTGGAAACCGTCATGCAGGTGCTGCACGAGGAGCCGGTGCCGCCCCGCCGGCTGCAGCCTCAGATGCCCCGGGATCTGGAGACCGTCTGCCTGAAGTGTTTGGAGAAGGAGCCGCGCAAGCGGTACGTCAGCGCGCTCGAACTGGCCGAGGACTTGGAGCTGTTTCGGGCCAACCGGGCGATCAAGGCGCGGCGCGTCGGGCCGCTCGAGCGCTGCGGGCGGTGGTGCCGCCGGAACCCCGCGCCGGCGGGGCTGCTGACCGCCCTGTTCCTCGTGTTCACGACCGGCACGGTCGGGGTCACCTGGAGCTACATTGGGGCGGAGGCCGCGCGGGAGCGCGAGGCGCGGGCCCACCGACTCGAGGCCGAACAGCGGGAGCGGGCGGAACTGCACCTGTACTCCAGCCGCATCGCCCTCGCCGAGCGCGAATGGGAGGCGAACAACGTCGCGCGGGCCGAGCACCTGCTCGACCAGTGCGCGCCCCGGCCCGACCAGCCGGACCGCCGCGGCTGGGAGTGGTACTACCTCAAGCGCCTGTGCCACTCCGAGGTGGTGACCCTTCGGGCGCACCGTCAACCCGTGTGCGGGTTGGCGTTCAGTCGCGACGGCCGGTTCCTCGCCTCTTCGGCCGGCGAGCGCGGCTACCTCGGCAGAAAGCCGGACCGGAATCCGGGCGAGTTGGCCGTTTGGGACGGCAACACCTTCCGGAAAATCGTCGACATCGCCGGGCACGACGGGCGCGCCGACGGGGTCACATTCGACCCCACCGGCACACGCCTCGTCACCCTCAGTCCGGACGGCAAGGTCCGATCGTGGGACGTCCCGTCGGGGCGCCTGCACAGGTCCGCTGAGTACCGGAACTCCCCCTATTGGATTGGCACGGTGGCGGCGCTCTCGCCGAACGGGCGAGTAGCCGCCGTGCCGAATCTAACCAAAATTGATCTGCTGGACGTGGAGACGTTCGCCCCGGTGGGCGCCCTGGCGACCCCGTTCGACTCGGCAGCCGGCGCGTGCGACTGGAGCCCCGACGGCTCCCTCCTCGCCGCCGCGGGCGAGACCAAACCGAAGGGTAAGCCCCTCGGCGAGTCGCACATCGGGGTGTGGGAGGTCGGCACCGGGGTTCGGCGCTACCTGATCCCCTCAGACACCAAGATCGCGGCGTTCTCACCCGACGGCCGGTTCCTCGCGACCGCTCTCGGCGGCACCGTCCGGGTCGTCGACGCGCCGACCGGGCGGGAGGTGTGCGTCATGCGGGGCCACGCGGGACTGGTGTACGGCCTCTGCTGGGCGCCGGACGGCCGGTTCGTGGCCAGTTGCAGCGCCGACCGAACGGCACGCGTGTGGAGCGTCCCGGACGGGGGCGAGCACCGCATCTTCCGCGGCCACGCCGGTCTGGTCGCACGGGTTGCGTACCACCCCAGCGGGCGGAGGCTGGTCACCGCCGACGAGGACGGGCTGATCAAGGTGTGGGACGTGTCTCGCGACCAGCGGGCGCTCGAACTGCCGCCCGCCGAGCCGGACGTCTGGCACGACGACCGATCGGTCGCTTTTTCCACTGACGGAAACCAGGTGGCGGTCGCGAGCACGTTCGGGTTCGTGGGCTACGATCTGGCGGCCGCCCGGCCCATCTTCCGCCACCAGCTACAGGCATACGAGCGACCCGAATGGCCGCTCGGCTACATCGCGCTGAGCTCCGACGGGCGCCTGGATGCGAGACCGGACCGGAAGAAGCCAACAAACGTGCGGGTGACGGACGTGCGAACCGGCACAGCGGTCTGCGTTCTGCCGGGACGGGCCGATGTGCGGTGCGTGGCGTTCAGCCCGGACGGTCGCCGGCTCGCCGTCGCGCACGGGGAACTCGACGCCGCCGAAACGCGCGTCGTGGCCGTGTGGCGCCTCCCCGAGCCGGGCGGCGAGCCCGAGCGGGCCGAACTGCTTTGCGAGCGCCCGGTTCAGGCGCTGGCGTTCAGCGCCGACGGCTCTACGCTGGTCGCGGGCGAGCGCGGGACGCACACGGCGGGCGACCCGCGGGGTAAGTGGGCGGACGGTCACGTGAGTGTGTGGGACGTCGGCACCGGCCGCCAGTTGCGCCGGTGGGCCGCCCACCCCGGCCCGGTCCAGAGCGTGGCGACCGACCCGAAGGGGCGGTGGGTGGCAACGGCAGGGCGGGGGGCGGATGAAGCGGTCCGCGTCTGGGACGCTCACACGGGGGCGCTGCTCCGGGACCTGCGCGGCCCGACGCGACTCACCCACGTGACGTTCAGCCCGGACGGCACGCGCCTCGCCGCAGTGGGGTGCGAGGGCCGCGTGCAGCTGTGGGATCCGGCCTCGGGCTTGGAGGTACTGACCCTTTACGGCAACCCGCTGAACGAAGGGCGGAACTACGAAACCCGTGTGGCGTTCAGCCCGGACGGCACCCGCCTGGCCGTCAACTCTTGGACCGGGGCGGTCCGCGTCTGGGACGCGCGCCCGGTTGCCGGCAACTGA
- a CDS encoding RNA polymerase sigma factor yields the protein MDQQFASGTDLSLLRRLQQAPTDQVAWGNFVQRYGRRIYVWCRQWQLQEADAEDVTQSVLLILASKLREFEYDPAGSFRAWLKTVAHHAWAKYVTSQQRPGGGTGDSDTLGVLHSVEARDDLAAKLEEEFDYELLELAMLRVAQRVETRTWRAFQLLALQDVSGAEVAATLGMPVGMVYVAKSRVQKMLHEEIRQLEGRD from the coding sequence ATGGACCAGCAGTTCGCTAGCGGCACCGATTTGAGTCTGCTGCGGCGGTTGCAACAGGCCCCTACTGACCAGGTGGCGTGGGGGAACTTCGTTCAGCGGTACGGGCGGCGGATCTACGTGTGGTGCCGGCAGTGGCAGCTCCAAGAAGCGGACGCCGAAGACGTGACCCAGAGCGTCCTGCTGATCCTCGCGAGCAAGCTGCGCGAGTTCGAGTACGACCCCGCCGGCAGCTTTCGGGCGTGGCTCAAGACCGTCGCGCATCACGCCTGGGCCAAGTACGTCACGAGCCAGCAGCGGCCGGGCGGCGGCACCGGGGACAGCGACACGCTGGGGGTGCTCCACTCCGTGGAGGCACGCGACGATTTAGCGGCCAAGCTGGAAGAGGAATTCGACTACGAGTTGTTGGAATTGGCGATGCTGCGGGTGGCCCAGCGCGTTGAGACGCGGACGTGGCGGGCGTTCCAGCTGCTCGCTCTTCAGGACGTTTCTGGGGCCGAGGTGGCGGCCACTCTCGGAATGCCCGTCGGCATGGTCTACGTGGCCAAGAGCCGTGTGCAAAAGATGCTCCACGAAGAGATTCGTCAACTCGAGGGGCGCGACTGA
- a CDS encoding DNA polymerase Y family protein has product MPGFIAHLDADCFYVSAERVRHPELEGKPVGVLGNNGACVIAKSYEMKRDGVKTGTPIWEAKKLCSDGVYMKRDFYWYEVLSRKMLGIVGSFAPSVEYYSIDEFFFECRELSHRTSLAETATKIRDHILAVAGLPVTIGVARTRTLAKLFSDTGKPFGAVAVLNREHERELLSRMPVTEISGIAGRRAVRLAPYGIRTCLDLADADGRLVNKLLTKTGYEIWLELNGTQVLPIRPERAPHQVLTRGGSLMGDVSDPAQLWAWTVRNLERLIEELRYHNVRTDALAISLAWKGGGETGGGCRLPTASDRFDELLDAARTALRRAYVPHATATHMHVIAPELRRGRGIQLTLFDEPKPKLDAVASAKEAINARYGRFKVRSGATLFLPKVYRDPATDFDICDVRGKVCF; this is encoded by the coding sequence ATGCCCGGATTTATCGCTCATCTCGACGCGGACTGTTTCTACGTTTCGGCCGAGCGGGTGCGGCATCCGGAACTGGAAGGCAAGCCCGTCGGAGTGCTGGGCAATAACGGCGCGTGTGTGATCGCGAAGAGCTACGAGATGAAGCGCGACGGGGTGAAGACGGGCACGCCGATCTGGGAAGCCAAGAAGCTCTGCTCCGACGGCGTGTACATGAAGCGGGACTTCTACTGGTACGAGGTGCTCTCCCGCAAGATGCTCGGCATCGTGGGATCGTTCGCCCCGAGCGTCGAGTACTACTCGATCGACGAGTTCTTTTTTGAGTGCCGCGAACTCTCGCACCGCACGAGCCTGGCGGAGACGGCGACGAAGATCCGCGACCACATCCTGGCGGTGGCGGGACTGCCCGTGACGATCGGGGTGGCGCGCACGCGGACGCTGGCCAAGCTGTTCAGCGACACCGGCAAGCCGTTCGGCGCGGTGGCCGTCTTGAACCGGGAGCACGAGCGGGAGCTGCTCTCGCGAATGCCGGTGACCGAGATCTCGGGCATCGCGGGGCGCCGCGCCGTGCGACTCGCGCCCTACGGCATCCGCACCTGCCTGGACCTGGCGGACGCGGACGGCCGGCTCGTGAACAAGCTGCTCACGAAAACGGGCTACGAGATCTGGCTCGAACTGAACGGCACCCAGGTGCTCCCGATCCGCCCCGAGCGGGCACCGCACCAAGTCCTCACCCGCGGCGGGAGCCTGATGGGCGACGTGAGCGACCCCGCGCAGCTGTGGGCCTGGACGGTGCGCAACCTGGAGCGGCTGATCGAGGAGCTCCGATACCACAACGTGCGCACCGACGCGCTGGCGATCTCCTTGGCGTGGAAGGGCGGCGGCGAGACGGGCGGGGGGTGCCGGTTGCCCACGGCGTCGGACCGGTTCGACGAGCTCCTCGACGCCGCCCGCACCGCGCTGCGCCGGGCCTACGTGCCACACGCGACGGCCACGCACATGCACGTGATCGCGCCGGAACTGCGTCGCGGGAGGGGCATCCAGCTGACGCTGTTCGACGAACCGAAGCCGAAACTCGACGCGGTAGCCTCTGCGAAGGAGGCCATCAACGCGCGGTACGGGCGGTTCAAAGTGCGGAGCGGGGCGACCCTGTTCCTACCGAAGGTGTATCGCGACCCGGCCACCGATTTCGACATCTGTGACGTGCGGGGCAAGGTCTGCTTTTGA